From the genome of Sediminibacter sp. Hel_I_10:
TTGATAGTGCCCAGTTTAAAGTAATTACAAACAACTTGGAACGAATAGCATATAAAGAAAACATGTTTCTTTTGAAACGCTGATGTTTCGTTGAAATCCCATAGTTGCTGGATCAAGTTGAGGTATGGTGCTCTCCACTCGCCATCTTCTAATGGGATACCAGGGCCGCCACTTGAAATATACACATCATAAGAGGTGTCTGGTAATTCGTTTTTTGCACGCACGTTAAAAACAGTGGTATCGGCATCTTCAGTAAAAAAAGCAGCAATCTCCTTGATGCAACGTAAACCTTGGTTTGGCGCATCGTTGTTCATGTCTAAAATTGCAATTTTAGCTTTTTCTTTCGTCATATTCATGTGCTCTATCATTCTAATTATGTTCCTAGTATAGTTTGGTCTGTAATGTAGTCGACCACTTTTTTAAGATCTTTGGTTTCTTCAAAAATGGCCAATTGGCGATCTGCGCCTGTACCGTTTTTGAGCATTTGCTCAATAAACTCAATCTCTTTTCTTGAGCCTAAATCATCTACAACATCATCTACAAAATCAAGTAGCTCTCCCATGAGTAACCTGGTCTCAACTTCGCATTCTTTTCCGAAATCAATCATTTTGCCGTCAATACCATAACGACTGGCCCGCCATTTGTTTTCATTAATTAAAGCTCTATGGTACCAATTGAAATTAAGATTTTGATTTCTTAGTTTGTACAATTTAGCAACCAAAGCCTGTACTAGTGCTGCAATGCTCAATGTTTCTTCTATGGTTAAAGGAACATCGCATATGCGTACTTCTAGTGTTGGAAAAAATGGGTGGATGCGAATATCCCACCAAATTTTCTTCGGATTGTCAATACACTTTGTTTTAACTAAAAGATTAACATAATGCTCATATTCTGCCACACTGTGAAAAATACCAGGGATCCCGGTTCTAGGGAATTTGTCAAAAACCTTTGATCTAAACGATTTAAATCCCGTATTTCTGCCTTCCCAAAAAGGAGAGTTTGTTGAAAGCGCATACAAGTGAGGTAAAAAATAGCGCATGGAGTTGACCAAGTGTAAGGCCAGCTGCTTATCTTCAATACCCACATGAACGTGAAGGCCAAAAATTAAGTTAGACCTAGCTGTGTCTTGCAGCTCGTTAACAATTTCATCATAACGAGGGTTGGGTGTAATGAGCTGAGTTTCCCATTTGGTAAAAGGGTGGGTTCCAGCAGCACCAATTTTAAATCCTAAATCATGAGCTATAGAACCAATAGATTTTCGTAAATGCGTGATCTCGGTACGTGCTTCAGAAATATCATTGCAAATATTTGTACCAACCTCAACAACCGCTTGGTGCATCTCTGCTTTAACTTGTTCATCGAGCAATTTTGCAGCATTGGTGACAATCTGCTGATCGTGCGAAATTAATTCGCGCGTGCTGGGATCAATAACTTGATATTCTTCTTCTATGCCTAATGTAAACTTCATATTAAATTACTCTAAATTAAAACATTAACTCGATTATGTTGAAACTAAAAAGAAGATTACTTCTTGGTAGTTTTTGTGGCTGCTTTTTTGATAGCAGTCTTTGGAGTTGCTGTCTTTTTTGTTGCAGGTTTAGGAGTAGCTGTCTTTGATTCTGCTTTTTTTACGGCTGGTTTAGGCGTTGCTGTTTTTTTAGCTGGCGCTTTTTTAATTGCGGTTTTAGCGGGTGCCATTTGATCTTTTACAAAGGTTCCCCATGTCAAATTCATTTGTCCCTTCTTGTAAGCTTTAGCCTTTTTGATGGCCATATTTGCAGCGTTTTCGACAATCCAGTCAAAATTGTCTTGACCAACAGAGTGTATGTCTGCATCAGGAGCAGGGTTACAGAAATCAATGGCATACGGGATGCCATCTCGCACTGCAAATTCTACTGTGTTAAAGTCATAGCCTAAGGCTTTGTTAAGTGTGATGCAATATTTTTTGACAAGTGCCAGTAATTTTTTATCCACTTGAGGTCCGTCGATCACGTAACGTAAATGAAAAGGATTTCTAGGTTCGTATTGCATGATGTGCACATTGTCTGTGTCCAGAACGTAGCATCTAAAATATTCAGTAAACTGAATTTCCTCTTGAAGCATCATTACCAAATGTTCTGTTTCCCCATGTTTTCTCCAGAGATCATCTGGATTATCTACACGGTACACACTTTTCCATCCACCTCCATCGTGAGGTTTCATGTAGGCAGGAAAGCCAATGGTCTCGAACATTTTCTCCCAATTGAAAGGAAATTTCATGTTTCTAAACGAATTTTGATCGGTATCTGGCGGACGATGTGATGTTGGTAGAATAAAGGTCTTAGGGACAGGGACGCCTACTTTTTCTGCTAAAGCATTATTGAAAAACTTTTCGTCGGCACTCCACCAAAACGGATTGTTGATAACGGCAGTACCGGTAATGGCCGCATTTTTTAAATACGCTCTGTAAAAAGGGACGTCTTGTGAAATGCGATCAATAATTACAGCATATTCGTCAGATTTTGCCTGCTCAACCGTGTCAATTAGCACTGCTTCAGCAACCATATCCTTAATGCCTTGTTCTTTTATTTTTTGATTGGTACGGTCTATAAATGCTTGTGGAAAGGTGTTTTCCTGACCGAATAAAATTCCTATTTTCTTCATGTTATATGGTTATTTAGTGATTAAATTGTAGATAAATAATGTGGAAACATTTCCAGCCAAATGGGCCAATCATGTTCTGCCCATCGGCGCTCATCAAACCAAAAGGGGATGTTTTTGTCGTTGAGTATTTTTGCAAGTCGTTGATTGGCCTCTAAGCAAATGTCATATTCACCAACACCTAGAATGATTTTCATTTTCCAAAGCTCAGGATTATTGCTACCTGGTAAAAAATCCACGGGATTATTAAAAAAGACATTGTCATCATAATAGCCTCCCAAAAACGACTTGATGTCAAAAGAACCACTCAAGCTAAACATGTGGCTTACCTTTTCAGGATGTTTGAATGCAAAATTAGCGGCATGATAGCCGCCAAAGCTAACACCAGCCATGGCTACTTTCGAAATTCCCTTTTCATGACAAATAGCATTCACGACTTCATCCATGATAAACTTATCATACCACATATGGTTTTTAACCTTTTCAGCCGGATGAATGCCTTTATTGTACCAACTCATATCGTTAATACTATCTGGACAGTAAATTTGGATGAGTCCTTGTTCTAAGAACCATCGTGCAGATTCTATAAGCTTAAAATCCTTACACTCGTAAAATCGTCCCATGGTTGTAGGAAATAATACTACAGGATAGCCAGCGTGGCCAAAAGTGAGCATTTCAATATCCTTGCTCAGAGTAGGTGAATACCATTTGTGATAATCTTCTTTCAATCGTTTCGTTTTAAATTATTTACAGATATTAAGATGCGCAAAAATATTGGATTGGTACCAACTGTGGTTAAGAAATTTTGATTTGGGAGACTGTATTTTTTCATTTAGAATCAATACTGTTAACAATATCGTTTTTTTTCAATAAAATAGAGCATTGCAGGGCATTAAATATTTTATTTTATGAAAAAAAATGCATTTAAGTATGAGGTATGCGTGGATATTTGAGTTTCAAGATAGGTGTAATTGAAGATTTGACTCCTCCTCGAATAGCGGTTGACGGTTCATCATTAAAAACATACAATTGGGTAGATTGATTTTTAAGATCTGATAGCTTCGGTAGATATTTGTGGAACAATCCATCCATATTTAAAATCAGAACCTATGAAACATTTAATTTACATTTTAATCACTTTTATTTCGACGGTAACAATGGCACAGGGCAATTTCGAAAAAGGAATGGTAAAAGCCTTCGACCTTTGGAAAGCAGGAAACACAGAAGACGCTCAACATATGTTTGAACGTATTGCCGCTGCAGAACAAGACCAATGGTTGCCGCATTATTACATTGCCCAGATCAACAGTCTTAAAAGCTGGAATGAAACCGATGCACAAGTCTTAAAGCGCCAGTTAGAAAAAGCACAAGACCATTTAAATATAGCTATGGCCATAAGTAAAGATAATCCTGAACTACTAGTGCTACAGGCTCATGTTTGGACCAATTGGGTCGCATTTGACGGGATGACTTATGGCATGAAATATAGCGGTAAGATTACTGCCTTATACCATAAGATCATCAAGATGGCGCCAGATAATCCTAGAGTAGTGTTTAGCAAAGCTGAGTGGGACATGGGAAGCGCCAAGTATTTTGGGCATGACACAGCGCCCTTTTGTGCAGACATAGAAAAGTCTACCAAACTTTTTGCTACATTTAAACCAGAAACAGAGTTGCATCCCAATTGGGGTAAGGAACGCGCCGAAGAAGCTTTGGAATCTTGTAAAGGCTAAACCATAAATTATGAAACTAAAAGAATTGCCAAAACGCATATGGATTACCTTCATCATTGGCTCTATTGTATATGTTATAGGAACATTTTTATCTGATGGGTTTCAATATGATAGCATTAATGAATTTCTTTTAGATTTTACAATCTGGCAGCTTTATGCTTTTGTGTTAGGATTTTCCAACACCTACTTCTTTAATTATATGGAGCGTAGAAATTGGAAAAAATACGATACGCTAAAACGTATTTTCTTCGGAATATTGGGCTCTACCATAATCACCTTGATCGATTTGTTTTTATTGAGAGTTGCTGTGGAAGTACTTTATTTCGGAGCACCGTTCAACACCTTTATAGAAAACGAGTCATGGCAAGGTTATGCCTTTGGATTTTGGGTAACGCTTATTATCGTTTCGGTTTTTCATGTCATTTACTTTTACAATCAGTATCAGAAAAATAGAATTAAAGAACAGAAGGTTATTGCTGGAGCTGCAAGTGCAAAGTTTGATGCGCTTAAAAATCAATTAGATCCTCATTTTTTATTCAATAGTCTGAATGTCTTAACCAGTCTTATTGAAGAAAATCCAAAAAATGCGCAAAAGTTCACGACCTCTTTGTCAAAAGTGTACCGTTACGTACTTGAGCAAAAAAACAAGGAATTAATTCCTGTAGATGAGGAGCTCGCATTTGCCAAGACCTATATGTCTTTATTAAAAATGCGTTTTGAGGATAGCATTATTTTTGAAATTCCAGATCAGGCCTCAGATCCAGAAATGAAAGTGGTGCCGCTGTCATTACAATTGCTTTTGGAAAATGCGGTAAAACATAATATGGTTACCCCAAGCAAACCGCTACATATTAAGATTTATGAAGATAGCAACCACTTAGTGGTTATGAATAATTTACAACTCAAGCAAATCGTGAAGAAGAGTAGTGGGGTTGGTCTTGAAAATATCAAGCAGCGCTATAGGCTACTTTCAAATAGAAAAATAATTATAAAACAACGTGAGCAGGATTTTGTTGTCGCAATACCTATGCTCACCAAACAAGTATCAGTTATGAGAAGATTAGAACCCGCAAGGTCAGGTGTTAGTGACCAGTATGTAAAGGCGCGCAAACGCGTAGAAGAGCTTAAGGCATTTTACTATAGCCTCATTTCTTACTGCCTCGTCATTCCTTTTTTAATATTTATATATTTTAAATATTCAAGTCATACCATTCAATGGTTTTGGTTCCCTTTATTAGGGTGGGGACTTAGCCTTGTATTTCAGGCTTATCGTGTATTTGTGGATGATGGAGCTTTTGGAGCTAAATGGGAGCAGCGTAAAATAGAAGAATTTATGCAAAAGGAAGATAGAAACCGATGGAGTTAAAATCAATTGACATGAACAAAATAGATTCAGAATTAAAGTATAACAGAGCTAAAAATAGAGTTAAGAAATTAAGAGGGTTTTACAATCATGTTGCCATATATTTTATAATAAACTTTATTATCACAGGATTTAAAACTTATAACTATTTGGATAACTGGGAGATGTTTTTTGGTAGAGTAGTTAGTATTGATGTGTTGAGTTCATGGGTGGTTTGGGGAATGATGTTACTGCTGCATTTTCTAATGGTTACTTACGGATTGGGTTGGGAAGAGCGCAAAATTGAACAATACATGAACGAAGAATTGAATAACGACTCAAAACTTTAAAATGATGGAAAAATATAAATTAGAACTTTACGATAACGAAGAAGAGACCTATTCTTATAAACGCGAAGAAGCTTATATAAGAGCGAAAAAGCGGGTAGATAGTTTAATCGGATTTTACTGGCACCTCGCCTCTTATGTTATTGTCAATCTCTTCTTGATTGTTGTAATAGGGATGTATTCCAATCAGGGATTTACTAGTTTTGGGACTTATGCCACAGCTTTTTTCTGGGGTATTGGATTATTGTTTCATTTCTTAGGAGTTTTTGGACCAAACTTCATGTTCGGAAAAAATTGGGAAAAGCGAAAAATTCGGGAGTTTATGAATAAGGAAAATGAGAACTGGGATTAGAATTTTAAGAATTGAAACTTATGGACACTAAAGAGAAAGACGCTCAAAACTTAATTCAGGCAAAGCAAAAATTACGAAAACTTAAGATCTTCTACATTCATTTGGCTGGGTATTTTGTATTAACGGCATTACTACTTTATAACTTATATATTATTGAAGACAACGGTTACAAGCAGACCATTACTATTCTAAACATGACAACTATAGTAGTGTGGGGTGTTTTTCTTTTTGTACATGGGTGTTTTGTTTTTAAAGGAAGATTTTTATTTAAGAGAAGCTGGGAAGAAAAGAAGATCAACGATTATTTAAATAAGGAAGAAGGCCAGAATTCTGGTTTTTGGGAATAATTTATTCTGAATACGAGTTTTGAGAATATTTAAAAAATGTAATTTAAACTATGAATGTTATTATAATTGAAGACGAAAAACCGTCTGCAAGGCGCTTACAGCGTATGCTTAAAGAATTGAATGTTGACGCAGAAACCATGTTGCACTCTGTAGAAGAAGCTATTGATTGGTTTCAAAAGAATGCCCATCCTGATTTGATTTTTTTAGACATTCAATTGAGTGATGGTCTCTCATTTGAGATTTTTGAAGCGGTAGATATTAAATCTGCAGTTATTTTTACAACGGCTTACGATGAGTATGCGCTTCAGGCCTTCAAACTAAATAGTATCGATTATTTATTGAAACCTATTGATGAAGAAGATCTAGCAACGGCTGTAGAAAAATACAATAGTAGAACTGCAAATAGAGAAACTCAAGCCGTAAAATTAGACTTTGACGATATTAAAAAACTTTTGGTCAACCCTATTGAAAGAGAGTATAAGAAACGATTTTCAGTAAAAGTTGGTCAGCACCTCAAGTTGATCAATATCGATGACATTGAATGTTTTTACAGCGAAAATAAAGGCACTTATGCCTATACAAATGAAGGTAGAAATTATCTTTTAGACCTAACTTTAGAGCAATTGGAAGAGGAGCTAGAGCCGCATAAGTTTTTTAGAGTGAGCCGAAAATTTATTGTCAACGTTAATGCCATTGATGATATGATTAGCTATACAAACTCAAGATTAAAAATTAAATTAAAGACGTTTAAAGATGGTGAAATTATTGTGGCTAGAGAGCGCGTCAAAGAATTTAAGGATTGGCTGGCATAATTTAAGTGAAGGCTATTTTATTTACTGATCCTGTTGTCATCAAATGCTGAAGGCAATAGATTGGGAATCAATTTCGCAAAAATAGGCAATAGAATAGCGCCACCAGGTAACATGAAGATTGCCAAGCTTGGAATAGTCTTAAGGATATCTACAATTTGAGCATACATCAACTTTTGTTCTTCCTTGGTCAGCTCAGTGTGGGTAGACTTGCTTATTAAGAATAGTAAATCCTTGCTTTGTCGTAACTCTTTAACCAAACGCTTGCTATTTCTTCTAATTAGCTTATTGACCAATTGAGAAGAATTTTCAAAGAAATTATGAATAGGATTGGTTTGCTGAAAAAGTAAGATCGTCTTTCTATTGGTTTGATGAAACTTAGAGACTTCTACAATTGATTTTTGAATTACAGTAATAGGGATCTCTAAACGTTTCGCTAAACTTTTTAAAAACTGATATTCCGTTTTTTCTAAAACTTCATCGTCCCATACCGAAAGACATACAAGATCTATTAAATATAATTTTTCATGAGGTTTGATATTATACTCAATATCATAAATGAGATCTTGAACCTCTAATTCGTCATCGACAAGTGCGGTTGAGAACTCAATAATTTCTATAACATCCTTATCCTCTTCGGTTATTTTGCTCTTTGAATTAAGGGATTGATAAAGTGTTCCAATAATCATCTGCTCTAGATTAGCGGCAGTTGATTTGACGTCAATCTTCTCTCTGATGTAATTGTCAAAGACAAGTACATCTACAAATAATAAAGAGTTTGTTATAGACTTGTTGAAATTTTTGGTAAGCAAGTCGTCGTCTATGTTAACACGATCATTGATTAAGCGTTCCAATTTTGTACTGGCACTTTTTCCTATGAGCAATCGATCCCATAAAGAAAAGTCAGACACTTCCAGTTCTTCATAAAACGTAAGTAATGTTTTAGAAAACTCTTTAAAATCAAAATTCTCGTGCTTAAATGAGTAGCTGTGATATAAGGCGGTAATCAAATTTATTTTTGCCAGCTCATCTTCCGAATAGCGATGAATCTTCTTAAACCCATCGGTGGCACTAATGTTTACGCCATAAATAAAGCCATACTGTTTGAGTGCAGCATAAAGTTGTGCGTAATCTTCAAAAGGTAATTGACGCTTTGAGAGTTGAGAACATAAATTCTCAACCCAGCCATTGGTTGATGGATTCATTTTAGAATAAACTAATAAAAGACAAAGGTAATTGATTGCCGCAAATCTCTAGAAATATTTTAGTTAACAAAGTTTTAACAAAACCGCATCTGTAGTTTTTGCGTAAACATAGCAGAGACAATTATTAATTAACAAAAATCTCATGTTATTATGAAAAAATCAAAACTTTTAATTGGAGCTGTCGTCATTGCGATGGGAAGCTTGGTCGCTATCGCGGCAGATCACATTGATGCACCTGCTGTTGCAGGAACATCAAGTGACATTACAGATTATTATGCCTTTCAAGGTCAAGATGAAAGCACCATTGCTTTTGTGGCAAACACGCAAGGTTTTATTTCACCTGCAGATACTGGAGCTGCTCAGTTTGATGAAGATGTGATCATTGAGTTCAATATTGATACCGATGGTGATGCTACTGAGGATTTAGTGATTCAGGCCGTTGCAAGAGACGGTAAAATGTATGTTTTTGGACCAGCAGCTCCATCATCAACTGGCTTAAACAGTACGATTTTAACAACCACACCTATGGTTGTAGATATTACTGCTTATGGCACCGCAAATCCGGTAATCGCGAGTTCTAATGGTATGCGCATTTTTGCAGGACCAAGAGACGATCCGTTCTTTTTTGACTTTACAAGATATAATGAAGTCTTAGAAGGAGCTCCAGGATTCAGCGATCCTGGAACAGATACTTTTGCAGCTTCCAACGTCATGTCTATAGTGGTTGAAGTACCAAAAGACCAAATTGGAGGAACCGGTACGATCAACACTTGGGTTGAGTCTAAAAGAAAACAATAATTATTAAAATTTAGAAATTATGAAAATCAATAATATAAAATTAATGGCAATTGCTGTTCTCGTTGCTTTTTCTGCAATCAACTGTAGCGATGACGATGATAATACACCCATGGGAGAAGTGCTTCCGAACTTTACAGGAACTTACACACAGGAAGATCAAATGGGTCGCCCTGCAATTAACACCGTTTTTGTAAATATGGCAGATAAAAATGCATTCAATAGAACCATTCCTAGTAATCAAGATGCCGCATTTCAAACCAAATTTCAGAACAAACTTTTGGCTTTGAATCCTAACTACACAACCAATGCTCTTGGGTTTACGGCAGAAGCTTTTACAACTGCTTTAGCTACAGATGTACTGACTGTTAGTTTAGATGGTACCACCACGTTTTTTGATGGTACTAACGTATTAACTGGTCGTGCATTAGGTGATGATGTCATAGATACTGAGTTACTCTTAATCTTCGGTGGACCAGACGGTACTGCAAACCCTGGTTTAACTAGTGATAATGTAGATTCAAATGACAAAGCATTTAGTGACTCCTTTCCTTACCTAGCTTCGCCTTGGTAAAATAATGTCCAATCTTGAAGTTGGAGCTAACAATCCAACTTCAAGATTTTTATTACAACTCTAAAAATAAATAACATTAAACTTTCTTATATGAACTCAAGAATTTTAACGATTGCTGTTGCAACGTTACTGATTTTCAGTTGCTCAAATTCTTCAACATCGAAAGTCACAGACAAAAAAGATTACAATAATTACTTGGCCTTAGCTGAAAATAGCACTTACGAGACCGCTAAAAAATCTAACGAATTTTGGTCTAACAAATTAGATGCTACTCCAGAGCAATACCCGTACTTGGCAAAAAAGGCGTCCACTTATAATCGCATGTTTTCCGCTTCGGGAGAGATCGAATATTTGAAATTGGCCGAAGAAAACTTGGTTCTTCTCAACGAAAAAACAAAATTTAAAACTCCAGGCTATTTAAGGAGCTTGGCCCATAATTATATATCGCAACACCGTTTTAAAGAATCTTTAGAACTGTTGGAAAAAGCGGAAGCACTTAAAGAAAATCTCCCAGCAACAAGAAAAATGCTGTTTGATGTGCACTTAGAATTGGGTAATTACAGTAAGGCAAAAGCCTATTTAGATCAAATTGAAAACTTTAGTGACTTTGATTATCTCATCCGTTTGGCAAAATGGAATGATCACAAAGGAAACCTAGATGCTGCAATCAAATACATGGAAAAAGCTATGGAAAAAGCCGAGTCGGGTAACCTTAAAGGTTTAAAGCAATGGTCTTATACTAACATTGCAGACTTTTATGGTCATGCAGGAGAAATAGAAAAATCTTATGCCTATTACTTAAAAGCGTTGGAATTAGATCCTAACGATGCTTACTCAAAAAAGGGAATCGCATGGATACTCTATTCTTACGAGAAAAATCCAGATGAGGCTCTCCGTATTTTAAATTCTGTTTCAGAATATTACAAAGCACCAGATTATTTCTTGCTCAAGGCTGAAATTGCCGATTATAAAGGAGATGCTAAGCTCAAATCAGAACAGCTTATTCTTTATCGAGAAGCTTTAGAAAATAAAGCTTACGGTGATATGTACAATTCGTACAACGTGATGCTCTATACAGATCAGTCGTCTGGAAGCAAAGAGGCTATTAAAATAGCTAAAGAAGAAGTGCAAAATAGGCCAACTCCACAATCTTACGATCTTTTGGCCTGGTCTTATTTCAAGGACGGTAGTATCGATGCGGCACTACAAGTTATAGATGAACATGTCATCAACAAAACATTTGAGCCTGTAGCTCTATATCATAGTGCTGAAATTTATAAAGCCGCCGGAATGCAGGAAAAGGTGAAGCCATTAAAAAAGGAATTATTAGCCAGCGTCTATGAATTGGGACCTATGATGGAAGATAAAATTAATAAATTGCAGCCCTAAACACGCCAACCAACTATGAAACCGTATAAATACTTTATAATTATTACGTTAGCTTTTGCCTCGGTAAATACTTTTGGGCAACAGCTCAAGGGGAAAGTGGTAAACCATATCAATCAACCCTTAGAAGCAGCATATATCTATAACATTACCACTAAAAGTCATTCACACTCTTTAGAAAATGGAACCTTTATTCTAGAAAATTCTAAAATTGGAGATTCAATTAGAGTAGGGTTATTGGGTTATGAAAATGAGAACAAAATGCTTACGGCATCAGATTTTGATATGGAAGTAACGATTACCTTGAAAGAGAAAACCTTTCAGTTAGAAGAAATGACAATTACAGAAGAGCTTAATGCGCTAAGTACCATTTCAAGATTGGATATTCAAACCAACCCGGTCAATTCATCTCAAGATATTTTGAGAAAAGTGCCTGGGTTAATTACAGGTCAGCATGCTGGTGGTGGTAAGGCAGAGCAGTTGTTTTTAAGAGGTTTTGATATAGATCACGGTACAGACATTTCCATTTCAGTAGATGGTATGCCAGTTAATATGGTGTCTCATGCGCATGGTCAAGGTTATAGCGACCTGCATTTTGTAATTCCAGAAACAGTTGATAAAATTGACTTCGGAAAAGGGCCTTATTATGCCAAAGAAGGCGATTTTAATACTGCTGGTTACGTTAATTTTGCTACCCGAGATTATCTCAAAGAAAGCATGATTTCCTTATCAGCTGGGCAGTTCAATTCTGTAAGAACCTTAGGGATGTTCAATCTCTTGGAAAAAACTCAAAATCAAAATGCCTATATGGCGGTAGAGTATTTAGCAACGGACGGTCCTTTTAAGTCCCCTCAAAATTTCAACCGCTTAAACCTCTTCGGAAAATACGTGATGTACTCTCCAGAGAATGATAAACTCACATTGTCAGCTTCGCATTTTACCAGTAGATGGGATGCTTCAGGACAAATTCCGCAGCGAGCCGTTGATGCGGGTTTAATTACAAGATTTGGTGCTATTGATGATACTGAAGGTGGCCAAACAAGTAGAACAAATCTTAACGCAGAATATAGTAAGCACATTTCAGATCAAACACGCTTGAAGGCTAATGCTTTTTACTCACAATATGATTTTGAACTGTATTCTAATTTTACGTTTTTCTTAGAAGATCCTATTAATGGCGATCAAATTAAACAAAAAGAAAATCGCAGTATTTTTGGATTAAATACAAGCATAATACATGAGACTTTTTTAGGAGCTGCGCCTATAACGGTGACCTCTGGACTTGGTTTTAGACATGACGTTATTGATGATGTGGAGCTGTCGAGAACTCTTAATAGAAGCACTACATTAGAGCAAATTCAGTTGGGAGATATCAATCAGACTAATATTGACGGATTTGTCAACGCTGAGTTTGAGTTCGGAAAATTTAGGATGGCACCAGGTCTAAGATTGG
Proteins encoded in this window:
- a CDS encoding DUF4331 family protein → MKINNIKLMAIAVLVAFSAINCSDDDDNTPMGEVLPNFTGTYTQEDQMGRPAINTVFVNMADKNAFNRTIPSNQDAAFQTKFQNKLLALNPNYTTNALGFTAEAFTTALATDVLTVSLDGTTTFFDGTNVLTGRALGDDVIDTELLLIFGGPDGTANPGLTSDNVDSNDKAFSDSFPYLASPW
- a CDS encoding DUF4331 family protein, whose protein sequence is MKKSKLLIGAVVIAMGSLVAIAADHIDAPAVAGTSSDITDYYAFQGQDESTIAFVANTQGFISPADTGAAQFDEDVIIEFNIDTDGDATEDLVIQAVARDGKMYVFGPAAPSSTGLNSTILTTTPMVVDITAYGTANPVIASSNGMRIFAGPRDDPFFFDFTRYNEVLEGAPGFSDPGTDTFAASNVMSIVVEVPKDQIGGTGTINTWVESKRKQ
- a CDS encoding lipopolysaccharide assembly protein LapB, yielding MNSRILTIAVATLLIFSCSNSSTSKVTDKKDYNNYLALAENSTYETAKKSNEFWSNKLDATPEQYPYLAKKASTYNRMFSASGEIEYLKLAEENLVLLNEKTKFKTPGYLRSLAHNYISQHRFKESLELLEKAEALKENLPATRKMLFDVHLELGNYSKAKAYLDQIENFSDFDYLIRLAKWNDHKGNLDAAIKYMEKAMEKAESGNLKGLKQWSYTNIADFYGHAGEIEKSYAYYLKALELDPNDAYSKKGIAWILYSYEKNPDEALRILNSVSEYYKAPDYFLLKAEIADYKGDAKLKSEQLILYREALENKAYGDMYNSYNVMLYTDQSSGSKEAIKIAKEEVQNRPTPQSYDLLAWSYFKDGSIDAALQVIDEHVINKTFEPVALYHSAEIYKAAGMQEKVKPLKKELLASVYELGPMMEDKINKLQP
- a CDS encoding TonB-dependent receptor domain-containing protein; amino-acid sequence: MKPYKYFIIITLAFASVNTFGQQLKGKVVNHINQPLEAAYIYNITTKSHSHSLENGTFILENSKIGDSIRVGLLGYENENKMLTASDFDMEVTITLKEKTFQLEEMTITEELNALSTISRLDIQTNPVNSSQDILRKVPGLITGQHAGGGKAEQLFLRGFDIDHGTDISISVDGMPVNMVSHAHGQGYSDLHFVIPETVDKIDFGKGPYYAKEGDFNTAGYVNFATRDYLKESMISLSAGQFNSVRTLGMFNLLEKTQNQNAYMAVEYLATDGPFKSPQNFNRLNLFGKYVMYSPENDKLTLSASHFTSRWDASGQIPQRAVDAGLITRFGAIDDTEGGQTSRTNLNAEYSKHISDQTRLKANAFYSQYDFELYSNFTFFLEDPINGDQIKQKENRSIFGLNTSIIHETFLGAAPITVTSGLGFRHDVIDDVELSRTLNRSTTLEQIQLGDINQTNIDGFVNAEFEFGKFRMAPGLRLDYFNFIYNDKLQDVYTLLSETKTRVSPKLNFFYDAKENLQFFVKSGIGFHSNDTRVVVSNLGKDILPKAYGLDVGDIWKPTSRLVVNTALWYLFLEQEFVYVGDAGIVEPSGKTERFGIDLGLRYQFNDWLYFDTDATYTKARSLEVVDGEDFIPLAPDFTMAGGLSVNDLDGFSGGLRYRYIDDRPANEDNSIVAEGYFVTDFNVNYSFNKITLGLIVENLFDVDWNETQFATESRLQNEAMPVEEIHFTPGTPFFVRGSIAYKF
- a CDS encoding LETM1-related biofilm-associated protein, producing the protein MNPSTNGWVENLCSQLSKRQLPFEDYAQLYAALKQYGFIYGVNISATDGFKKIHRYSEDELAKINLITALYHSYSFKHENFDFKEFSKTLLTFYEELEVSDFSLWDRLLIGKSASTKLERLINDRVNIDDDLLTKNFNKSITNSLLFVDVLVFDNYIREKIDVKSTAANLEQMIIGTLYQSLNSKSKITEEDKDVIEIIEFSTALVDDELEVQDLIYDIEYNIKPHEKLYLIDLVCLSVWDDEVLEKTEYQFLKSLAKRLEIPITVIQKSIVEVSKFHQTNRKTILLFQQTNPIHNFFENSSQLVNKLIRRNSKRLVKELRQSKDLLFLISKSTHTELTKEEQKLMYAQIVDILKTIPSLAIFMLPGGAILLPIFAKLIPNLLPSAFDDNRISK